From the genome of Mycoplasma anserisalpingitidis, one region includes:
- the mnmG gene encoding tRNA uridine-5-carboxymethylaminomethyl(34) synthesis enzyme MnmG, which translates to MNKKFEAIVIGGGHAGVEATFALANKGHKVALISFNLKKLAMMPCNPSIGGPAKGIITREIDALGGMQGYFADLAMIQIKMLNESKGPAVRAIRAQIDKEKYSKIIRENLEKHPNVSLIEAEVSQLNVENETVIGITTREGEVYNADVVVLTTGTYMASKIIRGKTVFESGPDNEKTTTLISESLKSLGFELQRLKTGTPPRIYTDSIDFSEVQKEELSNMQLNFSERSNIKLPEQISCYLTYTTPETHKLIEENVHLSGMYSGVIKGVGPRYCPSIEDKIMRFIDKDRHQIFFEPETVEGDVMYINGLSTSLPIEVQSELIKTIPGLRNARVQKWAYAIEYDALNPLDLYPTLETKKIKNFFCAGQINGTSGYEEAAAQGLIAGINAALKLENKEALILKRNEAYIGVLIDDLVTKGTKEPYRMLTSRAEYRLLLRNDNNDSRLYKLAYQVGLISDQEFNRIDKKYKLIDDKIKELENTFLSTKDPIAIKYNVENSTNLVKLISRPEVDPNDVLSDFPYIQELTTIVRLDGYIKKQMTDANKMLKLEKYSIPENIDYEKIPNIATEARQKLIKIKPLTIGQASRISGINPSDIQMLLFYIETNKKNEN; encoded by the coding sequence ATGAACAAAAAGTTTGAAGCAATAGTTATAGGTGGGGGACATGCTGGAGTAGAAGCTACTTTTGCTTTAGCAAACAAAGGTCATAAAGTTGCTTTGATTAGTTTTAATCTTAAAAAATTAGCAATGATGCCTTGCAATCCATCAATAGGTGGTCCAGCTAAAGGTATTATAACTAGAGAAATTGACGCACTTGGTGGAATGCAAGGATATTTCGCCGACTTAGCGATGATCCAAATCAAGATGTTGAATGAATCAAAAGGCCCTGCTGTTAGAGCTATAAGAGCTCAAATAGATAAAGAAAAATATTCTAAAATAATTAGAGAAAATCTTGAAAAACATCCTAATGTATCATTAATCGAAGCTGAGGTTTCACAACTTAATGTTGAAAATGAAACAGTGATTGGTATAACAACTAGGGAAGGAGAAGTTTATAATGCTGATGTAGTAGTCTTAACAACAGGAACTTATATGGCTTCAAAAATAATTAGGGGAAAAACTGTATTTGAATCTGGCCCTGATAATGAGAAAACAACAACCCTAATTTCAGAATCACTAAAATCATTAGGTTTCGAACTTCAAAGACTAAAAACAGGTACTCCTCCAAGAATTTACACTGATTCAATTGATTTTAGTGAAGTTCAAAAAGAAGAATTGAGCAATATGCAACTTAATTTTTCTGAACGTTCAAATATCAAACTTCCCGAGCAAATATCGTGTTATTTAACTTACACCACACCCGAAACTCATAAATTAATTGAAGAAAATGTTCATCTTTCTGGTATGTATTCTGGTGTAATTAAGGGTGTTGGACCTAGATATTGTCCAAGTATTGAAGATAAAATAATGCGTTTTATTGATAAAGATAGACATCAAATTTTCTTTGAACCCGAAACTGTTGAGGGTGATGTTATGTATATTAATGGTTTATCAACTTCATTACCTATCGAAGTTCAAAGTGAATTAATAAAAACTATCCCTGGTTTAAGAAATGCTAGAGTTCAAAAATGAGCTTATGCTATTGAATATGATGCATTAAATCCTCTTGATTTATACCCAACTTTAGAAACTAAAAAAATTAAAAATTTCTTTTGTGCTGGTCAAATAAATGGTACGAGCGGTTATGAAGAAGCGGCTGCTCAAGGTCTGATAGCCGGTATTAATGCAGCATTAAAACTAGAAAATAAGGAAGCACTAATCCTTAAAAGAAATGAAGCTTATATTGGAGTTTTAATCGATGATTTAGTAACTAAAGGTACTAAAGAGCCATATAGAATGCTTACAAGTAGAGCTGAATATAGATTACTTTTAAGAAATGATAATAATGATTCAAGATTATATAAATTGGCATATCAAGTAGGATTAATTTCTGATCAAGAATTTAACAGAATAGATAAAAAATATAAGTTAATTGATGATAAGATTAAAGAACTTGAAAACACATTTTTATCTACAAAAGATCCTATCGCAATAAAATATAATGTAGAAAATAGCACAAATCTTGTTAAATTAATTTCCAGACCAGAAGTTGATCCTAATGATGTATTGAGTGATTTTCCTTATATTCAAGAATTAACTACAATCGTTAGACTTGATGGTTACATCAAAAAACAAATGACTGATGCAAATAAAATGTTAAAGTTGGAGAAATATTCAATACCTGAAAATATTGATTATGAAAAAATACCAAATATTGCAACAGAAGCAAGACAAAAATTAATTAAAATTAAACCTCTAACAATTGGTCAAGCTTCAAGAATAAGTGGAATTAATCCATCAGATATTCAAATGCTTTTATTCTATATTGAGACAAATAAAAAAAATGAAAATTAA
- a CDS encoding 23S rRNA (pseudouridine(1915)-N(3))-methyltransferase RlmH, which translates to MKINIIAVGTLEKDFKILYDEYTRKIGSYAKINLIEIKECKDSNIEVKKAKETDQILSKIPKNSPVILCSLQGKMYDSIEFSEMFDKDNITFIIGGSDGVIENKFENANKIKFSNMTFPHQLFRVMLSEQIYRAFSIINNKKYHK; encoded by the coding sequence ATGAAAATTAATATTATTGCAGTAGGAACTTTAGAAAAAGATTTCAAAATTTTGTATGACGAATATACAAGAAAAATTGGTTCATATGCAAAAATAAATTTGATTGAAATTAAGGAATGTAAAGATAGTAATATAGAAGTTAAAAAAGCAAAAGAAACTGATCAAATTTTAAGTAAAATACCAAAAAATTCACCAGTTATTCTATGCAGTCTACAAGGAAAAATGTATGATAGCATTGAATTTAGTGAAATGTTTGATAAAGACAATATAACCTTCATCATTGGTGGTAGTGATGGCGTGATAGAGAACAAGTTTGAAAATGCTAATAAAATTAAATTTAGTAATATGACTTTTCCCCATCAACTTTTTAGAGTTATGTTATCCGAACAAATTTATAGAGCTTTTTCTATAATAAATAACAAAAAGTACCACAAATAA
- a CDS encoding TrkH family potassium uptake protein has product MKNFIKKTLDKISWIKSNISQQKWIFVVYVLIVFLSAILLYSPITQNLTDGNKRVSFIDAIFTTASSFSDTGILTVQTYSQWNEFGQAIIALLFLLGGIGVFSLKLFLINWLFRKKSISLNEINLVNSERGSHNVSQTTRLVIVSLKFLLSTIVVFSFILALYFYLAEPSQTEGMKQYFNDNGITFNNPHNNFLLSLKFGIFHSISAINNAGFDIIGPNSLMPYYLNFPVQIMFIILFLLGGLGYPTIYDIRKFISHKIKRKKGKYNFTIFTKISVFTYLITAIIGILITFLFEYFAKDPNTFWNYTYNGESFYGDDWDKTFAIFFNILSTRSAGFATVNFNHFTSANTIIYSIFMFIGAAPASTGGGIRTTTFAIIILSVVTKMIGLPNIRIFKRSIPNETIYRSSQVFVISILLVFIITLICMTSSPAYNTTEMSNYNDFSDYLFVASSAFGTCGLSSGIDVNQFNIASKISLIILMFIGQFGISSTLLLWGRKRNYKNHYNYIESDVAIG; this is encoded by the coding sequence ATGAAAAATTTTATTAAAAAAACCCTAGATAAAATTTCTTGAATTAAGTCAAATATTTCACAACAAAAATGAATTTTTGTTGTCTATGTTTTAATAGTTTTTTTATCTGCTATATTACTTTATAGTCCTATAACTCAGAATCTAACTGATGGAAATAAAAGAGTAAGTTTTATTGATGCTATTTTTACTACAGCAAGTTCATTTAGTGATACGGGAATTTTAACTGTTCAGACATATAGCCAGTGGAATGAATTTGGTCAAGCAATTATAGCATTATTATTCTTGTTAGGTGGAATTGGTGTATTTTCACTTAAATTATTTTTGATCAACTGACTTTTCAGAAAAAAAAGTATCAGCCTAAACGAAATAAATCTAGTTAATAGTGAAAGAGGTTCTCATAATGTTTCGCAAACAACTAGACTAGTTATAGTTAGCTTAAAATTCCTTTTATCCACAATTGTAGTATTTTCTTTTATATTGGCATTATATTTCTATTTAGCTGAACCTAGCCAAACCGAAGGGATGAAACAGTATTTTAATGATAACGGAATAACATTTAATAACCCACATAATAATTTTTTACTTAGTTTAAAATTCGGTATATTCCATTCAATCTCAGCTATAAATAATGCTGGTTTTGATATTATTGGTCCAAATTCTTTGATGCCTTATTACTTAAATTTTCCTGTTCAAATAATGTTTATTATTCTATTTTTACTTGGAGGTTTAGGTTATCCTACTATATATGACATTCGTAAATTCATATCTCATAAAATAAAAAGAAAAAAAGGAAAATATAACTTTACTATTTTTACAAAAATATCAGTATTTACTTATTTAATAACTGCTATTATTGGTATATTAATAACGTTTTTATTCGAGTATTTTGCTAAGGACCCTAATACTTTTTGAAACTACACTTATAATGGCGAATCATTTTATGGCGATGATTGAGATAAAACTTTTGCAATATTCTTTAATATTTTATCTACCCGTTCAGCAGGTTTTGCTACCGTTAACTTCAATCATTTTACTAGTGCAAATACAATCATATACTCTATTTTTATGTTCATAGGTGCTGCACCTGCATCAACCGGTGGTGGAATCAGAACAACTACTTTTGCAATAATAATTCTTAGTGTTGTTACTAAAATGATCGGTTTACCAAATATTAGAATATTCAAGCGTTCAATACCAAATGAAACAATTTATCGTTCATCCCAAGTTTTTGTAATTAGTATTCTTTTAGTGTTTATAATTACATTGATTTGTATGACTAGCTCACCCGCTTATAATACAACAGAAATGTCTAATTATAATGATTTTTCTGATTATTTATTTGTAGCATCTAGTGCTTTTGGGACTTGTGGTCTATCAAGTGGTATTGATGTGAATCAATTTAATATTGCAAGTAAAATTTCATTAATCATTTTAATGTTTATCGGTCAATTCGGAATTAGTTCAACACTATTACTTTGAGGTAGAAAACGTAATTATAAAAATCATTATAATTATATTGAAAGCGATGTTGCAATTGGTTAA